TCCTACAAGTTGCATGCCTACCTTTGTGTTATTATTTGTGCGTGTTAGCGGCTAGACTACAAATAACATTTTCTAAAACACAGGGCTACACCAGACAAGTGGCATAAAACAATGCGTCACTACTAAGCAAGCGTACAACTCATTTGCTGACAGATACTCGGTTTCAATATATTTCTTGCAATGTCAGAACAAGCGTGTTGATGCTGTTTttaccttcatcatcatcatcctcctcatcatcatcaccagcctatacttatgtccactgcaggacgtaggcctctccctgcgatctccaattaaccctgtcttgcgctagctgattcaaacttgcgcctgcaaatttcctaacttcatcacctcacctagatttctgccgctctcgactgcgcttcccttctcttggtatccattatgtaactctaatggtccaccggtcatccatactacgcattacatggcctgcacagctccgttttttcctcttaatgtcaactacaatatcggctatcctcatgtactctctgatccacaccgcactcttcttgtctcttaacgttaggcctaacatttttcgttccatcgttcttggtgcggtcattaacttgttcttaagattctttgttaacttccaagtttctgccccacatgttagcaccggtagaatgcaatgttgtacacttttcttttcaacgacattggcaagctcccagtcaggatttgatgtctgccgtatgcactccaacccaattttattcttctgtaaatttcgttcacatgattagggtcccctgtgagtaaatgacctataTAAacggtactcctttacagactctagaggctgactggcgatcctgaattcttgttcccttgtcatgctattgaacattatttttgtcttctgcataataatcttcttACCTGCTTCTTACCTTCTTATCCGACGCTAAATACCTCGAAGGCCGATCTACTATGTTCTGAGTCAAACGGACGCAGAACACGTCTGCGATGAAAGAGCGGACTACACTGTCAATCCACATGATCTACGCCGGTTTAAATCAGAACCGAATACTTTAGCATACGGGGCGtttagcattaaaaaaaaaaggtgagtgCACCAAAGGCACTTTTGTTGGcatcacaagaaaaaagaaatgcagtgTCTTAGATAATCTGGGGCACGCTTGAGCGGTAACATTTTTGATTTGAAGGTCTTTACCGTGTATAAAACTGTTTAGTAAATTATGAGTTGAAGTCCAGCGCTTGTGCTGCATGCATCGTCTCTCCGTGCCCCGTCTAATTTGGCACTGCTTACCATAATAAAAAATCCATCCATCAACTAGCCCACTTCGTGTTATTCAGCAAGAAAGGACGTGGTCAACCCGACTGCTCAGTGTAATAAGACATCTTTTGGAAACTTTTACTCTATAAAAATGACTATCATTGCATCACGACGCTCCTTCTATAACGCGTGAAACAAAGCATCAGCCTTTCATTCAATACTCACTTAATGAAAATGACTAGTGCACTCTACCAATTCAGCTTGCGGAACAGTGTTTCTTGCTTCCTACGTCATTTATGAAAAACTGTACGAAATTTAAATTTGCTCCCAAATTCAATATGACGCGTCAGTAGATCGTGACATACATGCAAAGACTCACCTCAACACTAGAAGCAGCTTAACCATGATAGCCGTAGCCGTGACCGTAACCAAAGCCATGGCCGTAGCCAAGACCCACAGCCTTGACGGCGACGCCACCGTGGCCAAAGCCGCCATAACCATAGCCGAGACCACGGCCGTAGCCGTAGCCGAGTCCATGGCCGCCATATCCGTGTCCAAGTGTGTGGACGGATCCGTAGTGGACGCCTGCGCTGTATCCTTTCCCTCCACCCACGTGAGCGATCTTAGTGACGTGACCCACGCCATAGCCATGGCCGTAGCCGTGACCGTAGCCTCCGTAGCCGACACCATGCCCGTAACCATAGCCGAGACCGTAGCCATGGCCGTAGCCACCATATCCAAGGCCGTATCCACCACCGTAAACCAAGCCAGCTAGGCCAAGAAGTGCGAGGATCAACTGCAAACAAAAATGACTGAAATGTACCTTGCTGCATTCATAATGAATTATAAGTGTGGTGAAGAGGAACATGGCGAATATTTATGATGCAAAAAATGGCAAGTGTAAAGCCATTTGTGTTGAGGCGCGATTATGGTGTGCTCTGTTGGGGGCTGACGGCACGAGCAGCGTCCTGTACTGGGCAGAATTTGCTTTTGCGAGAATACACTTCCAACCGAGTATGTGGCACCCATACTCGGTTGGGAGCACATTGGAGGCTTCGTGCACTTAACGAGCACCCTTTTAGCTGCTCCACACTTTTGGAAGTGAGGCATAAGTGAAGCTTTGCAGAGAAATAACCTCAACTTAGCAGAACAGTTCGCCTCACAATAAAGAAGCAGTATGGTCTTACGATGGCGTTCATGTTTGTAATACTCCGGGTCAAGCGATGCAAGAGAATAGACGAGAAACGGAACACCTCCGGTTTATATACGTTTCAGGGggcctttccttctttttgtaTTCTGTATATTGAGCACAAGAGGTTCGGCACCGCTGAAACTACCTCCACTTCCACCATGAGCGCATTCTGTGTCATTACCCTCGGAGCACTTAAGCAAGTgcgaagaaacaaaaacaaagtcCGCGTGGCCGTTTCTGGGTCAGCCCTCGCCTATCGGAATTCCGACTCTGTTTGATCGTGCATCGGAGTCAATTGCCATTGTAAGCTATACATTAAATGGAGACACGACAGTCGACACAAATGAGCATGCGTGTCAAGTTGTTAACACTCATTTATTGAGCACTATTTTATCGGCCCGGAAACTACATGGCAAAGTGGAAAGAAACAATGAGAAGCAGCC
This region of Dermacentor silvarum isolate Dsil-2018 chromosome 5, BIME_Dsil_1.4, whole genome shotgun sequence genomic DNA includes:
- the LOC125945477 gene encoding keratin-associated protein 6-2-like, with product MNAILILALLGLAGLVYGGGYGLGYGGYGHGYGLGYGYGHGVGYGGYGHGYGHGYGVGHVTKIAHVGGGKGYSAGVHYGSVHTLGHGYGGHGLGYGYGRGLGYGYGGFGHGGVAVKAVGLGYGHGFGYGHGYGYHG